GGAGAAAGGCATGACCACCTCGTCCACCAGGGACAACACGGTCCTGTTGCTGGTCGATCACCAGACTGCCGTGATGGAGCGGCTGGTCAAGGTACCTCCGCTGGAGGACGTCAAGGCGAATACGGTCGCGCTGGCGCGTGCCGCGCGGCGGCTCGGCGTACCGATCGTGCTCAGCTGCAACATCGAACAGGACAACGGCATTCTGATTCCCGAACTGGAGAAGGCGGCTCCCGACGAGTATCACCAGCGCGTCGAGCGGCAGGGCACCGTCAACGCCTTCGATGATCCCCGGGTGTCGGCAGCGGTCCGGGCCACCGGCCGCACTCATCTGGTGATGGCCGCGATCGGCTCCGAGGTCTGCGGGCTCAACACCGCACGCGGCGCCCGGCAGGAAGGGTACGAGGTGCAGTTCGCCGCCGACGCCTGCGGCACGCTGACCGAGTTCTACCACGACATCGTGCTGCGGCGGCTGGAGAGCGAGGGCGTCAAGCTCACCACCACGCCGATGATCACCGCCGAGCTGGTCACCAACTTCGCGACCGCCGACGGAAGGGAGATCGTGCAGATCCTCGCCGAGGCAGGCAGAACTGGACGCTGAGCCGCGAGCCTTGTGACTGGCGCCGGCGGCGTTTGGGGATCGCGGGCCGTCCGGCGTACAGGCCCTCGATCTTGGTGTGGCCTTGTCCGGCGAGGCTGTGTCTGACCTGGCGTTCTATGAGGCAGAAGATGAGCAGGGCCAGGCAGATGACGGTGACCAGGGCGGCGATGGGCCCGTTCTTCGTCAAGTGGTTGCAGCTCAGCCAGCGCGCCCACCCGTTCGAGCCGGGCGCGACGGTCGCCCGCAACGCCGTGGGCGATGTCGACTCCGCGGTGCTGGCTGCGTACAACGCCCCGTTCCCGGACGAGTCGTACCTGGCGGCCGCACGCCAGTTCCCCACTGACTTCGTGGCCGCTTCATCGATGACAGCCTGAGACGTCCCACCGGCCGGCACCCCAACGCCGGTGGGACAGCCGGTGGGACAGAGTGCACGTCGAGCAGACGCGACGCGGCAGACCGGCGGTCTCCTGGCTGCCGTCGGCCTGCCGACGTGTCGGACGCCTCACCAGGGCCGTCGACTTGGAACAACACCCGGCGGTGTTGTGCTCACCCAGCCCGCCTTGACCAGGGGCATGGCCGCGTACTTGATCGCCCTGGGCGGCCTGACGCGGGCAGCCGCCCTGGCGGCGCTGCTGGTGCTCATCGCCGCCCTGGTCCGGCTGCTGCCCCGCACCACCGCCACCGGCTGAGCCCCCGAGCCAAGGACTCAGCCCCCGGCCGGCGCGTAGCGGGCGCGCAGGCGCGTCTTGGCGGTCTCCGCGGCCCCGAGGTGCTCCAGGCCGAGCAGCGCCGCGCCCACGATCGGGGGCACGTCGGCCAGCACGAGTTTGGCCCGCGGCGCCCGTACCGCGAAGGCCGAGTCCAGCAGCGACATCAGCAGCGGGTCCCTGGCCGTCAGCATGCCCCCGCCCAGCACCACCTCGACCGGCGTCTCCAGCAGGCCGAGGCGGCGCAGGCAGACCTCGGCCAGCACCGTCACCTCCTCCGCCTGCCGCTCCACCAGCGCCCTGGCCACGGCGTCACCGTCCGCGGCCACGGCGAGCACGCCCGGCGAGAGCTCGTGCAGCCGGTCCTCGGACAGGCGGCCGAAGTGCACCTCCAGCACGAGCTCCTCGACCGTCGCCGTGCCGAAGTGGGCGGTGATCAGGCCGGTCAGCGCGGTCGGTACGCCCCGCCCGTCCTCGGCGCGGGCCGCGTACCACAGCGCCTCCTCCGCCAGGCCCTGCCCGCCGCCCCAGTCGCCGCTGATGCGGCCGAGCGCGGGGAAGCGGGCCACCGCGCCGGCGGGGGAGACGCCGACCGCGTTGATGCCGGCTCCGCACACCACCGCCACCCCCCACGCGGCCGACGCGCCGGCACGCAGCAGCGCGAACGTGTCGTTACGCACCACCACGTCCCCGCCGAGCCCCCTGGCCGCGAGCTCGCGCGCCAGCGCCTCCTCCTCGACGGGCAGGTCCGCCCCCGCCAGGCAGGCCGACACATGGTCGAACCCGCCCGCGGGCCGCGGCAGCGTCGCGAGCGCCTGCTCCACCACACTGACGGCCGCCGCCACGCCGTCGCGCTGCGGCGCGAACCCGCCCGCGCGGCCCGTGGCGAGCACCTCGCCGTCCTCCGCCACCACCGCGACGTCGGTCTTGCTGTTGCCGCCGTCCACGGCGAGCACCAGCCGCGTCACCGGCCCACCGTCCACGGCAGGTGCGCGCGATTGGCCTCCAGCAGCAGGCCCGTCAGCTCCTCGGCGATCTCGTCCTGCCCGACCAGGGGATGGGCGAGCAGCGCGTCCCGCACCCGGTCCGCCCCGCCGTGCAGGGCCGCCTCCAGGGCGAGCGTCTCGTACGCGGACACGTGCGCGATCAGTCCCGCGTACAGCGGCTCGACGGCGGGCACCGGCAGCGGCGCCGCCCCGCCCGCCCCGACGGCCGCCGGCACCTCGATCACCGCCGAGTCGTCGAGGAACGGCAGCGTGCCCGCGTTGCGAACGTTAACAATCTGGGTGTCGCCCCGGTCCCCGAGCAGGGACGCGATCAGCGCCACGGCCGCCTCCGAGTAGAACGCCCCGCCCCGCTCCGACAGCAGCTCCGGCTTCGTCACCACGGCCGGGTCGGCGTACATCTCCAGCAGCCGCCGCTCCAGAGCCGCCACCTCCGCCGCCCGCGACGGCTTCGAGCGCTGCTCGCGCACCACCTCGTCGTGCGCGTAGAAGTAGCGCAGGTAGTACGAGGGGATCGCGCGGAGCCGCTCCAGCAGCCCCGGCCGCAGCCCGAGGCTGTCGGCGATCTCCTGGCCGTGCGTGCGCAGGATGGAGGGCAGGACATCCTCGCCGTCCAGGTAGACGGCCCGCTCCCAGGTCAGGTGGTTGAGCCCGACGTGGCCGAGCGAGATCCGCGAGGGCGCCACCCCGAGCCCGGCGGCGAAGGTGCGCTGGAAGCCGATCGCCACGTTGCACAGCCCGATCGCCCGGTGACCGGCGTCGAGGAGGGCCCGGGTGACGATGCCGACGGGGTTCGTGAAGTCGACGATCCACGCCTGCGGTGCCAGCGAGCGTACGACGGAGGCGATCTCCAGCACGACCGGAACCGTGCGCAGCGCCTTGGCCAGCCCGCCCGCGCCGGTCGTCTCCTGCCCCACGCACCCGCAGCGCGGCGGCAGCGTCTCGTCCACCTCCCGGGCGGCCTGCCCGCCCACCCTGAGCTGGAAGAGCACCGCCACGGCCTCCGCCACCCCCTCCTCGACCGAGGACGTGGCCAGCACCCGCGCCGGGTGCCCCGCGTGCGCCAGCATCCGGCGCGACACGCCCGCCACCAGCTCCAGGCGCGTCGCGTCCGGATCTATCAGCGCGATCTCGGTCACCGGCAGCTCCTCGCGCAGCCGCGCGAACCCGTCCACCAGCTCAGGCGTGTACGTCGAGCCGCCCCCGACCACGGCGATTTTCAACCCTTCACCCCCGTCAAAGTCACGCCCTCGATGAACACTCGCTGGGCGAAGAAGAACACGATGATCACCGGTGCCGTCACCAGCAGTGTGGCGGCCATGGTGAGGTTCCACTGCACGCTGTGGAACGCCTTGAACGTGGCCAGGCCGAGCGACAGCGTCAGGTGGTCCTGCTCGACGCCGGCGTACAGCAGCGGCCCGTAGTAGTCGTTCCAGCAGTAGAAGAACTGGAACAGGGCGACCGCCGCGACAGCCGGGCGGGCCATCGGTAGGATCACCCTGACCAGGGTCTTGAGGTCCGAGCAGCCGTCCACCCTGGCCGCGTCGGTGTAGTCGCGCGGGATCGTGACCAGGAACTGCCGGAGCAGGAAGATCGAGAACGCGTCCCCGAACAGCAGCGGCAGGATCAGCGGCCACAGGCTGTCGGTCAGCCCCAGCCGCGCCCAGACCAGGTAGATCGGCACCGCGATGACCTGCGGCGGCAGCATCATCGCGGTGATCACCAGCAGGAACGCCAGGCGCCTGCCGGGAAAGCGGAACCGGGCCAGCGCGTACGCCACGGGAACGGACGACACGACGGTGAAGACCGTCCCCAGCACCGCGTACATGAGGGTGTTGGCCGTCCACCGCAGCAGCATCGACTTCTCGAACACCACGGCGAAGTTCTCCCAGTTCCAGCTGCGCGGCCACAGGTCGCTGGTCAGCGCCTGCTGGTCGGTCATCAGCGCGGTCAGCGCGATGAACACCACCGGCGCCACGAACATCAGCGCCAGCGCGATGGCCAGGGCGTGCGTGGCGATCCAGACCAGCAGCCGCCGCCTGCGGGCCCGGACGCCGTCCCGGCGCGCGGGCGCGGCCACCGTGCGGGGCGGCGCGGTCGCCGTGGCGCTCATGAGGCCTCCTCGGCCCGGCGGAACTGCCGGAGCAGGATCAACGTGAAGATCATCGACGTGGCGAACAGGAGCAGCGCGAGCACGCAGGCGTACCCCATGGAGTAGTCGCGGAAGCCGACCTGGAAGAGCCACTGCGGCAGCGTGAGCAGCGACTCGTCCGGATAGCCGGGCGAGAACGAGCTGCCGGGGGAGTCGGTCGAGCCCGAGGCCACGCGGGAGGCGATCATCGCCTGCGTGAAGTACTGCAGGGCGTAGATGACGTTCGTGACCAGGGCGAACATCAGCACCGGCGCGAGCGTGGGCAGCGTCACGCTGCGGAACTGCCGCCACGGGCCCGCCCCGTCGATGGCGGCCGCCTCGTACAGGTGCCTGGGCACGTCCAGCAGCGCCGCCAGGAAGATCACGACGAGCTGGCCGCAGCTCCACAGCGACAGCAGCGTCAGGCTCGGCTTGGACCAGGCCGGGTCGCCGAACCAGTCGGGCCCCTGGATGCCGAACAGCGCGAGGAACTGGTTCCACGGCCCGGTCGAGGGGTTCATCAGGAAGACGAACGTGATCGTGCCGGCCGCCATCGGCACCAGCGACGGCAGGTAGAAGATCGTCCGGAACAGCCCGGCCCCGGCCTTGAGCCTGACCACGAGCTGCGCCAGCGCCAGCGAGAAGAGCACGGTCGCCGGCACCAGGACGACCACCAGCCAGAGCGTGTTCTTGGCCGAGGTCAGCACCCTGGGGTCCTGGAAGAGGTACCGGTAGTTGTCCAGGCCGGCGAACTCGAGGGTGTACATGTCGTAGCGGTGGAAGGAGAAGTACACCGTGGACAGCAGCGGGTAGATGAAGAAGATCGCCACTCCGGCCAGCCACGGCGACAGCCACACAAGGGCGCGCAGGCCCTCGCGGCGCCGCCACACGTCAGCGAGCGAGGCCACCTCAGCCCCCGGTCAGCTTCAGCTTGTCGTTGATCTGCTTGTCGACGCTCTTCAAGCCCGCGTCCAGGTCCGGTACGGCGCCCTTCTCCCACTTCTCCATGAAGGTCTGCATGGCCTCCTGGTTGAAGACGCTGTTCACGCTGGCGGGGATGGTCGAGGTCTTCGGATGGGCGAAGATATCCAGAAAAGTCTTGAAATTGGCGTCTTCGGCTAGATCGGGGGAGTCCATCGCGGCCCTTGTCGTGGGGACGTTGCGCAGCGCGTTCGACAGCGTCACCAGCGACGAGGTGTCCGTGGTGAGGTACTTGACCAGCTCCCACGCCTGCTGCGGATGCTTGGCGCCCTTCGGCACGCCGATCACGGTGCCCGCGGTGAAGCCGCTGCCGTACAGGTCGGGCCGGTCGTCGGCGACGGGCAGGGGAGCGGTGCCGTAGTCGAGGCCCTTCGCCTCGTTGCCGATCATGGCGTTGCGCCACTCGCCGTCGAGGACCATGGCGACCTTGCCCTCGTAGAACGGGTGCTTGGCGCTCCACTCGTCGCCCAGGCTCTTGCGGAACTTCTCCAGGTTGGCGTAGCCGTACCAGTCGACGAGCTCCTTCTGCCAGGTGAGCAGCTTCTTCCAGGCCGGGTCGGAGCCGATGGCCGAGGTGCTGTCGTCGTTGTACCACGTGGCGCCCACCAAGGGGGCGAGGTGGCTCGGCACGTTCTCGTAGTACTGGGCGCTCGGGACGAACCCGGCCACCTTGATCGTGCCGTCGGCGCCGCGCACGGTGAGCTTCTTGGCCAGCGCCGTCAGCTCGCTCAGCGTCTTGGGCGGCGCGTTCCCCTTCATCAGGGCCTTGTTGTAGTAGAGGCCGTACGCGTCGGCCAGCAACGGCAGCGTGCACTGCCTGCCCTCGAAGCTCGAGTAGGACCGCGCCACCTCCGGCAGTACCGACAGGTCGATGCCGTCCTGCTTGATCACCGGAGTCAGGTCCTGGAACGATCCCGACCTGCACCATTGGGCGACGCTGTCGGTCGTGAACGAGGCCGCCACGTCCGGCGCGTTCCCGCCGCGGATGGCCTGGGTGATCTGGTCGTCCTGCACGCCCTTGACGGCCTTGACGGTGATCTGCGGGAATTTCTGGTTGAAGCCCTTGATGGCGTCCTCGAACGCCTTGACCTCGGCGTCGGTGGAGAACCCGTGCCACAGCTCCAGCGTGGCGGCGGGGAGGGGCTGCGAGGCGGAGCCCGAGGGTCTGGGCCGGGCGCCGAGCGGCGGCCCCGCCTCCTTGCCTGCTGTGCAGGCGGTCAGCGCGAGAGCCGCGGCGACCGCCAGAGGGACGAAGCGCACGGGGGGTGCCTCCTGCCGGGGATCATGACGGAACGGTCGGCGAGCCGCTGGACGCGGCCACCGTCGAGCTGAAGACCTGGTCGCGTACGGTGCCGAGGGCCAAGTGGAGGGCGCCGGCCAGGACGGGGTTGCCTTCGACGCTCGACAGGCGGACCCGGGGCTGCGGGATGGTGAGCGCGTGCAGCTCGTGCTCGACCAGCTCGCGCAGGGTCTCGCCGCCCGACAGCACGATGCCGCCGGTCAGGATCACCAGCCCCGGGTCGACCACGGAGGTGATGGCGGCCAGGCCCACGGCCAGGCGGGCGGCGATGTCGCGCAGCCCGGCCCTGGCGTCGTCGGCCTTCTGCCCCTTGCCCTCGGCCGCCTTGACGGCGTTGGCGACGGCGTGCTGGAAGTCGGCGCCGCGCACGCCGTACGAGCGCAGCAGCTTCAGCACGGCAGGGCCGCCGGTGAGCGCCTGGTAGCCGTGGTTGGCGTAGCGGCCCGCCTCGCGGGCCGTGGGCGCGCCCGGGGTCGGCATGTAGCCCACCTCGCCCGCGCCGCCCGTGGCGCCCCTGTGCATGCGCCCGCCCAGCACGATGGCCGCGCCGATGCCCTCGTCGGCCCAGAGCAGCACGAAGTCCTGGTGGCCCTGGGCGGCGCCGTGCGCCTGCTCGGCCTGCGCGACGAGGTTGACGTTGTTCTCCACGTCCACCGGCACGCCCAGGCCCGCGCTGAGGGTGGGCACCAGGTCGGGGATCTGCCAGCCGGGCACGTCCTTGGCGGCGGCGTACCCGAGCCGGCCGGTGGACGGGTCGATGGCGGCCTGTACGCCGATCACGACCCGGCGCAGCGTGCCCGGCGGGTTCGCGCCGCGCAGGGCGGCTTTGAGGCGGTCCACGAGCTCGCCATGGGGCCGGCGCGGCGTCGGCAACACGTGCTCGCCGACGATCGCGCCGGTGATGTCGGCCACCTTGGCCTCGATCCGGTCCGGGGTGACGTCGAGCGCGGCCACGTACGCCGCCGCCGGGTTGATGCGGTAGACCTCGGCCGTACGTCCCGGCAGGCCCTCCCTGATGCCGTCGAGCACGACCAGCCCCGCGTCCTGCAGCCGGGAGAGCAGCTGCGAGGCCGTCGGCTTGGACAGCCCCGTGAGGGTGCCGATCTCGGGGCGGGTCAGCGGACCGCGTTCGAGGAGGGCCTGCAGGGCGGCGCGATCATTGATGGCGCGTAGCAGACTAGGGGTCCCCGGGACCGGACCGCTCACAGTCACATCTCCTTGCTCAAGAGTTAGGAAAGTTTCCTAACTCGGAACATAGGGAGTCGGCCCGTGCCGGTCAAGGGGTGAGACCAAGACGTAACAGGAGAGGATCAAGAGAAAGCGAGTGAGAGTGCCTCAACAGGCCTGCTAATGTAGTCGTTTGTCGTAACAACAAGCAGAATGGCCCGGAGTGTCCCATTAACCACAATAATGGTCAGGCGGCAACTCGTCAAACAGAGCTCGCCAGGGAGCAGGCGTACGTCACCGGACTCTACGCCCGCCTCGACGAGCTGCGCGAGCGTACCCAGCGGCAACTCAAAGAGGTGCTGGCCATGGGGGCCGTCGGCACGATGCAGAACATGTCCGAACGCGACACGTTCGCCGACATGCACGCCTCCAGGCTCGCGCGGCTGTGGGCGGTCGAGCGCGGCCTGGTTTTCGGTCGCCTGGATCACGTCGACGAGGGCCGGCTGTACATCGGCAAGATCGGCATGACCGACGATGAGCAGACGCGCCTGCTCATCGACTGGCGGGCGCCGGTGGCGCAGCCGTTCTACCGCGCCACCCCGGCCGCCCCGATGGGCGTCACCAGGCGCCGCCACCTGCAGACCAAGGGCCGCACCGTGGTCGGCGTCGACGACGACCTGCTCGACCTCGACTCGCTCACCGACGACGACCGCGCCACGCTCAACGGCGAGGCCGCGCTGCTGGCCGCGCTCGACGAGCGGCGCACGGGCCGCATGCGCGACATCGTCGCCACCATCCAGGCCGAGCAGGACCGCGTCATCCGCAGCGACCTCAACGGCGTGCTGGTCGTGCAGGGCGGCCCCGGCACCGGCAAGACCGTGGTGGCCCTGCACCGCGCCGCGTACCTGCTCTACACCCACCGCGAACGCCTCGAGCGCCGCGGCGTGCTCGTCCTGGGCCCCAACCTCACCTTCCTGCGCTATATCGAGCAGGTCCTGCCCTCGCTCGGCGAGACCGACGTGCTGCTGTCCACGGTCGGGGAGCTGTACCCGGGCGTGACCGCCACCGCCAGGGAACGGCCCGAGGTGGCCGCCGTCAAGGGCGACCTCCGCATGGCCGAGGTGATCGCCAAGGCCGTGCGCGACCGGCAGCGGGTGCCGCGCAAACCCGTCGAGATCACCATCGGGCGCATCACGCTCACCATCGACCGTTCCATGCTCGAGGCCGCCAGGAACAAGGCCGTCCGCTCCCGCCGCCCGCACAACCAGGCCCGCGCCGTGTTCGTGCGCTCGCTGCTCAACGCCCTGGCCAGGCAGCAGGCCCGCAAGATCGGCAAGGGGCTCATCGACGAGGACGAGCTGGCCGACCTGCGCGAGGAGCTGCGCACCGAGCCGGCGGTCAAGTCCGCGCTCAACCGGCTGTGGCCCTACCTGACGCCGCAGCGGCTGCTGCTCGGCCTGTACGGCTCCCCGGAGCGCCTCGGGTACGCGGCCTCGGCGCTGAGCCCGGAGGAACGCGCGCTGCTGCGGCGCGACGGCGGCGAGTGGACCGAGTCGGACGTGCCGCTGCTCGACGAGGCCGCCGACCTGCTCGGCGACATCGACGAACAGGTGCTGCGCGCCACCGCGATGCAGGCCGAGGAGGAGCTGGCCGCGGCCAGGCAGGCCGAGGAGCACCAGCGCGAGGCCGAGCTCGCCTACGCCCGCGAGGTCCTGGAGCTGACCGGGCTGTCCGACGTCATGGAGGCCGAGCGCCTGGCCGAGCGGCAGCGTGACGGGGGTCCCTACCTCACCACCGCCGAACGCGCGGCGGCCGACCGCACATGGGCCTATGGGCACGTGATCGTGGACGAGGCGCAGGAGCTGTCGCCGATGGCGTGGCGGGCGGTCATGCGGCGGTGCCCGACGCGGTCGATGACCATCGTCGGGGACATCGCGCAGACCGGATCCGCCGCCGGGGCGCGGTCGTGGGCGGAGGTCCTCGATCCGTACGTGGCCGGGCGGTGGCGGCAGGAGCGGCTCACCGTCAACTACCGCACGCCGGTGGAGCTGATGGCGGTGGCCGCCCGCGTCCTGGCCACCATCGATCCCGCGCTGCAGGCTCCGACGTCCGTGCGCGAGGCGGACGTGGAGCCGTGGTCGGCGCCGCTGGCGGCGCTGCCGGAGCTGGCCAAGGCGGAGGTGGGCGAGGGCGGCAAGGTCGCCGTGGTGGTGCCGGACGCGCTGTTGGAGTCCCTGGGGGCCGAGGTGGCCGCCACGGTGACGGGCGCGGCGGTGGTGACCTCCGGCGCGGCCAGGGCCGGCTCCGGGGCCTCTGGGGGCTCTGGGCGGGCCGGGGCGGCGGCTGCTCTTGACGCTCCGGTGGCCGTGATGTCGGTGGCCGACGCGAAGGGGCTGGAGTTCGACTCGGTGATCGTGGCCGAGCCCGACCTCATCGCCGCCCAGTCGCCACGGGGGCCGAGCGACCTGTATGTTGCTCTCACCCGTGCCACGCAACGGCTGGGAGTGGTGCACGAGCGCCCGCTTTCACAGGCGCTGAGCGGTCTGCAAAGCCGCTCACCAGCAGGCAAATGAGCTTCGATCGGCTTCCGGCCCATGCTCTACCTGGGAAAACTTGATGTTTCTGCTGATCGGGACACGGTTGACATCTGAGGTGGAGTCGGTAGTTTGCTGCGCAGTCCAGCACGGGACTTGGCCGGTTGGCCGTCTCTGACATCGTCGGATCCTGCGTCCGTGACGGAGCGTGACTTCGTCCACACAGCCAGGTGCAGGGCCGTCGGTCCGTCGAGTCGGGGCACCCCAACCGGGCGGGGGGTTGGACCCGGGACGGGTCCGGGAGCCCAGTAGACAACGGAATTCCGCGCTCGCCGCCGACGAGACGGGTCCGGTCCGAAGGGTTTCCGGGCCCTCTTCCCGCTCTCGTGCGCAGGACCGACATGTGCGCCGGGTGGTCCCGTCGGCCACGGGATCACCCTGCCGCCTCCCATGCAACGCCGATTCTTTTCGATCTTCTTTGCCGCGCTGGCTTGAGCCGCGCCCGCGGGGCGGTAGCGTTTTCGCAAGCAGGCGTGCGATTCGGCGGAGGAGATCCCGGAGTGGTTCAGGAGAGAGCGAGCCTACCGCCCACACCCGGGCGCGACTCGACGCATGCCACTGCGCCCCCTCCCGCCGCCCCTGCAGCCGCCACGTCCGAGGCTGAGCCTCCGCTCACGTCCGCCTCGACCAGCGCGCTCGGTTCGGGCGACGCGTCCGTCTCGAGCGACGCGCCAAGTGCCCTGCCGTCCACCGGCGCCGCGTCTCCGCCCGCGAGGGCCATGTCCGATGCCGCGCGCACCTCCGGCGATGCGCCCGAGGACGAGCGAGTCGCCGAGGACGGGGCGGGCGGCGTTGACGCGTCGGAGCCCGAGCTGCCGTCCGGCGCCGCATCGACGTCTGCGCCTGAGATCGCCTCCGCGCCTGAGATCGCCTCCGCGCCAGCGACCCTCTCCATGGCGGCGACCGCTTCTGTGCCAGCGACCGCCTCCGCGCGGGATGGGCGCACCGAGGGACGGTGGGTGCTGCTCGCACGCGTGGCGGCGGGCGTGGTCGGTGGGCTCGCGCTCTACACCGCCTTCCCGCCGCTCGACTGGTGGCTGTGCGCCCCCCTCGGCATCGGCCTGATCGTCGCGTCCCTCTACGGCACCAGGCCCAGGAGAGCCGCCTGGCTCGGTTACCTGACGGCCGTGGTGTTCCTGCTGCCCACCCTCGCGTGGGTGCGGGCCATCGGCGACGACGTCTGGCTCATGCTGGTGGGCACGGAGAGCGTGTTCTACGCCGTCATGGCCGCGCTGGCCGCGCTGGTGTTCAGGCTGCGGGCCTGGCCGTTGTGGTTCGGCGGGCTGTGGGTGGCCATGGAGTGGGCGCGCGGGCTGGTGCCCATCGGCGGGTTCCCGTGGGCGCGGGTGGCGTTCAGCCAGAGCGAGTCACTGTTCACCGAGTACGCCGCGCTGGGCGGCGCGCCGCTGGTGTCGTTCGCCGTCGCCCTGTGCGGGGCGCTGCTGGCCTATGCCGCCCTGGTCAAGCCCAAGGCCACTCCCGGGCCTGAGCTCGTTCCTGCGCCCTCTGACGGTGTTCTGACGCCCGATGGTGCTCCGACGCCGGAGGCCGGTGCGCGGCCCGAGGTCGGCTCGGGGATCAAAGGTTCCGTGTGGCGCAGGGCCGTACCCGTGGGGGTGGCGCTGGCCGTGCCGGTGCTGACCCTCGCGATCCCCAGGCCGGGCGACGAGGGACGGACCGTCAACGTCGGCATCGTCCAGGGGAACGTCCCGGGAAGGGGCATGGGCTTCCTGGGCGACGAACCC
The Nonomuraea helvata genome window above contains:
- a CDS encoding ROK family transcriptional regulator, encoding MSGPVPGTPSLLRAINDRAALQALLERGPLTRPEIGTLTGLSKPTASQLLSRLQDAGLVVLDGIREGLPGRTAEVYRINPAAAYVAALDVTPDRIEAKVADITGAIVGEHVLPTPRRPHGELVDRLKAALRGANPPGTLRRVVIGVQAAIDPSTGRLGYAAAKDVPGWQIPDLVPTLSAGLGVPVDVENNVNLVAQAEQAHGAAQGHQDFVLLWADEGIGAAIVLGGRMHRGATGGAGEVGYMPTPGAPTAREAGRYANHGYQALTGGPAVLKLLRSYGVRGADFQHAVANAVKAAEGKGQKADDARAGLRDIAARLAVGLAAITSVVDPGLVILTGGIVLSGGETLRELVEHELHALTIPQPRVRLSSVEGNPVLAGALHLALGTVRDQVFSSTVAASSGSPTVPS
- a CDS encoding ABC transporter substrate-binding protein translates to MRFVPLAVAAALALTACTAGKEAGPPLGARPRPSGSASQPLPAATLELWHGFSTDAEVKAFEDAIKGFNQKFPQITVKAVKGVQDDQITQAIRGGNAPDVAASFTTDSVAQWCRSGSFQDLTPVIKQDGIDLSVLPEVARSYSSFEGRQCTLPLLADAYGLYYNKALMKGNAPPKTLSELTALAKKLTVRGADGTIKVAGFVPSAQYYENVPSHLAPLVGATWYNDDSTSAIGSDPAWKKLLTWQKELVDWYGYANLEKFRKSLGDEWSAKHPFYEGKVAMVLDGEWRNAMIGNEAKGLDYGTAPLPVADDRPDLYGSGFTAGTVIGVPKGAKHPQQAWELVKYLTTDTSSLVTLSNALRNVPTTRAAMDSPDLAEDANFKTFLDIFAHPKTSTIPASVNSVFNQEAMQTFMEKWEKGAVPDLDAGLKSVDKQINDKLKLTGG
- a CDS encoding 6-phospho-beta-glucosidase, with amino-acid sequence MKIAVVGGGSTYTPELVDGFARLREELPVTEIALIDPDATRLELVAGVSRRMLAHAGHPARVLATSSVEEGVAEAVAVLFQLRVGGQAAREVDETLPPRCGCVGQETTGAGGLAKALRTVPVVLEIASVVRSLAPQAWIVDFTNPVGIVTRALLDAGHRAIGLCNVAIGFQRTFAAGLGVAPSRISLGHVGLNHLTWERAVYLDGEDVLPSILRTHGQEIADSLGLRPGLLERLRAIPSYYLRYFYAHDEVVREQRSKPSRAAEVAALERRLLEMYADPAVVTKPELLSERGGAFYSEAAVALIASLLGDRGDTQIVNVRNAGTLPFLDDSAVIEVPAAVGAGGAAPLPVPAVEPLYAGLIAHVSAYETLALEAALHGGADRVRDALLAHPLVGQDEIAEELTGLLLEANRAHLPWTVGR
- a CDS encoding isochorismatase family protein, whose translation is MTTSSTRDNTVLLLVDHQTAVMERLVKVPPLEDVKANTVALARAARRLGVPIVLSCNIEQDNGILIPELEKAAPDEYHQRVERQGTVNAFDDPRVSAAVRATGRTHLVMAAIGSEVCGLNTARGARQEGYEVQFAADACGTLTEFYHDIVLRRLESEGVKLTTTPMITAELVTNFATADGREIVQILAEAGRTGR
- a CDS encoding HelD family protein is translated as MGAVGTMQNMSERDTFADMHASRLARLWAVERGLVFGRLDHVDEGRLYIGKIGMTDDEQTRLLIDWRAPVAQPFYRATPAAPMGVTRRRHLQTKGRTVVGVDDDLLDLDSLTDDDRATLNGEAALLAALDERRTGRMRDIVATIQAEQDRVIRSDLNGVLVVQGGPGTGKTVVALHRAAYLLYTHRERLERRGVLVLGPNLTFLRYIEQVLPSLGETDVLLSTVGELYPGVTATARERPEVAAVKGDLRMAEVIAKAVRDRQRVPRKPVEITIGRITLTIDRSMLEAARNKAVRSRRPHNQARAVFVRSLLNALARQQARKIGKGLIDEDELADLREELRTEPAVKSALNRLWPYLTPQRLLLGLYGSPERLGYAASALSPEERALLRRDGGEWTESDVPLLDEAADLLGDIDEQVLRATAMQAEEELAAARQAEEHQREAELAYAREVLELTGLSDVMEAERLAERQRDGGPYLTTAERAAADRTWAYGHVIVDEAQELSPMAWRAVMRRCPTRSMTIVGDIAQTGSAAGARSWAEVLDPYVAGRWRQERLTVNYRTPVELMAVAARVLATIDPALQAPTSVREADVEPWSAPLAALPELAKAEVGEGGKVAVVVPDALLESLGAEVAATVTGAAVVTSGAARAGSGASGGSGRAGAAAALDAPVAVMSVADAKGLEFDSVIVAEPDLIAAQSPRGPSDLYVALTRATQRLGVVHERPLSQALSGLQSRSPAGK
- a CDS encoding N-acetylglucosamine kinase; this encodes MTRLVLAVDGGNSKTDVAVVAEDGEVLATGRAGGFAPQRDGVAAAVSVVEQALATLPRPAGGFDHVSACLAGADLPVEEEALARELAARGLGGDVVVRNDTFALLRAGASAAWGVAVVCGAGINAVGVSPAGAVARFPALGRISGDWGGGQGLAEEALWYAARAEDGRGVPTALTGLITAHFGTATVEELVLEVHFGRLSEDRLHELSPGVLAVAADGDAVARALVERQAEEVTVLAEVCLRRLGLLETPVEVVLGGGMLTARDPLLMSLLDSAFAVRAPRAKLVLADVPPIVGAALLGLEHLGAAETAKTRLRARYAPAGG
- a CDS encoding sugar ABC transporter permease, which codes for MASLADVWRRREGLRALVWLSPWLAGVAIFFIYPLLSTVYFSFHRYDMYTLEFAGLDNYRYLFQDPRVLTSAKNTLWLVVVLVPATVLFSLALAQLVVRLKAGAGLFRTIFYLPSLVPMAAGTITFVFLMNPSTGPWNQFLALFGIQGPDWFGDPAWSKPSLTLLSLWSCGQLVVIFLAALLDVPRHLYEAAAIDGAGPWRQFRSVTLPTLAPVLMFALVTNVIYALQYFTQAMIASRVASGSTDSPGSSFSPGYPDESLLTLPQWLFQVGFRDYSMGYACVLALLLFATSMIFTLILLRQFRRAEEAS
- a CDS encoding carbohydrate ABC transporter permease — encoded protein: MSATATAPPRTVAAPARRDGVRARRRRLLVWIATHALAIALALMFVAPVVFIALTALMTDQQALTSDLWPRSWNWENFAVVFEKSMLLRWTANTLMYAVLGTVFTVVSSVPVAYALARFRFPGRRLAFLLVITAMMLPPQVIAVPIYLVWARLGLTDSLWPLILPLLFGDAFSIFLLRQFLVTIPRDYTDAARVDGCSDLKTLVRVILPMARPAVAAVALFQFFYCWNDYYGPLLYAGVEQDHLTLSLGLATFKAFHSVQWNLTMAATLLVTAPVIIVFFFAQRVFIEGVTLTGVKG